The Methanophagales archaeon DNA segment GATGATGAAGCGATTGGGCATCTCCATCGACTGGAGCAGGGAGTATATCACGATGGATGACACTTACAGGCGATATACTCAGCAGTCATTTTTGAAGATGTATCACGATGGTCTAATATATCAGGCAGAGCATCCTGTTAACTGGTGCCCGCGCTGTGAAACAGCAATAGCCTTCGCTGAGGTGGAGTATGAGGATAGGGATGCGCATCTGAATTATCTGCTATTCCGGAAACTGGATGATAGTGGATATGTGGAGATTGCAACTACGAGACCAGAACTACTGGCGAGTTGTGTCGCTGTTGCCGTGCATCCGGATGACGAGCGATATAAGGACATTACAGGCAAAGAGCTGGAAGTGCCCATATTCAAGCAGCATGTGAAGGTATATAAAGATGAGGCGGTGGACCCCGAATTTGGAACCGGAGTGGTGATGATATGTACCTTTGGTGACCGTCAGGATGTGAGATGGTGGAAGAAGCATAATCTACCACTAAGAGCATCAATAGATGAGCGGGGCAGGATGACTGCGATGGCGGGTATATATGAAGGACTGGATACTGGGGAATGTAAGAGCAGGATAATAACAGATCTGGCTGATAAAGGACTGCTTAAGAAGCGAGAGAAGATAAAACAGAATGTTGGCGTTTGCTGGCGCTGTAAAACGCCCATTGAGATTATTTCCACACGACAATGGTTCGTGCGTGTGAATAAAGCTGAAATATTGAAAGCGGCAAAGGAGATAAGGTGGTATCCCGCACATTTCCGGTCGCGATTGGAGAATTGGGTTCAATCTATGGATTGGGACTGGTGTATCTCGCGTCAGCGTATATTCAGCGTACCCATTCCTGTCTGGTATTGCAAGCGATGTGGCGCAGTGAAAGTTGCTTCAGAAGCAGAACTGCCGGTTGACCCCGTGGTGACGAGTCCCGGTTCACCGTGTTCCAGTTGCGGGGGCATGGAATTTGAAGCCGAGGAAGATGTGCTGGATACATGGATGGACTCCTCTCTAACCGCGCTTTGGATTGCCGGTTGGCGCTTCAGTACCGATTCGTCTGAATTTGCGTTCCCTGTTGATTTAAGACCACAGGGGCATGACATAATAAGGACCTGGGCTTTCTATTCTATCCTGCGTTCCTTAGCCCTTACCCACAAGATACCCTGGCGCACCGTCCTCATTAATGGTATGCTACTGGGCGAAGATGGCTACAAGATGAGCAAATCGAGGAACAATACTGTATCGCCCGATGAGGTGATACAGAGGCATGGTGCAGATGTATTCAGGCAGTGGGCGGCAATTGGTGGTGCTACGGGCTCTGATGTCCAATTCCGCTGGAAGGACATAATAGCAGCGAGTAAATTCATGCAGAAACTCTGGAGTATCCTCAGGTTCTCATTGCCACATCTCGCCGAATATGATATCAATGCCAATGCCAATGTCAATGCTAAAGAGCCTGAATTTGAATTGGAGATTGTTGACCGCTGGTTGCTCTCTAAACTGAGCAGACTTGTTAGCGCCGTGACAGACTCGATGGAGAACTTCCAGTTTGACGAGGCAATGAAGAGTATCAGGTCGTTTGCATGGTATATACTCGCTGATAATTACATTGAGCTGGTAAAATCGCGGTTATATGGACGTTCTTCCTCTATTACCGGTAAAGAATCTGCCAGATATGCGTTATACCACACACTGAAGACCCTTTCTCTTCTGCTCGCGCCTTTTATCCCTTTCTTTGCTGAGGAGATGTATTCATATCTTAATTTTAATTCTGGTGCGAGTGTAAGTGTACACAGGGCTAAATGGCCAACACCGGGTAAGATAGATACAGATGCTGAAGCTGAAGGTGATTTAATCGCTGCTATTGTCCAGGCAGTCAGGCGATACAAATCTGAGCGGGGCATAGCGCTAAATGCACCCCTGAATGAGATAATCATATTCACAGAGGATAAGATTGACATCGGGGATATAGAGAATGCAACAGCGACAAAGGTGGAGTTGTGCAGTGATGCTGATGCATTCAAGGATAATGATAGGGATAAAGGGACAATGGTAGATATAAATGTAAAAGGAACGAGAATAATGATACTATAATTAACAGGCATAGGAGAAGAACATGGTAAAGGGAAAAAGTACGAAGAAGACAAAGAAAGAGGAGAGGAGGCGTGGCAGGACTGAAGAGCGAGGGCTCATGTCCTCTGCGGGCTTGATGCGATATTATGATGTGGAGGAATCAGCCATAAAAGTCTCGCCAAAGGCTATTCTATTGGCTGGCATTCTCCTGGGTGTCGTTGTACTGGGTCTGGAGATATTCTTCGGGGTCTGGCCACACTGACACTGAGAGCGAGGAATATGCGCATATGCAACGCATGGTGGATATAAGCGATAAGGGGGAGACAGTCCGGATTGCAGTAGCGTCAGGTAGGATAAGATTAAAAGAGGGTACAATTGTGAAGCTGAAGAATAAAGAGATAAAGAAAGGGGATGCACTCGCCTGTGCTGAGGTGGCAGCGATTCTCGCAGTGAAGAATACGCCGGATGTGATCCCCATGTGTCATCCTGTGAGTATAGATGCGGTAGAGGTTGAACCATCAATAGAAGAAGATGGGGTAAGAGTAACGGTAACAGTGAAATCGGTTGGCAGGACGGGTGTGGAGATGGATGCACTGTATGGGCTATCGGTAGCTCTACTTACTATCTGGGATATGGTGAAATCAGAGGAGAAGGACGAGACCGGTAATTATCCCCATACCTGTATAGAAGAGATAATGGTGGAGAAGAAAGAGAAGCAATTACTGGATGACATCCACCCATAAATCTCAGAGCAAGATCTAAAGACTCTGCTTTTCTCTCATCTCATTTCTTATTTCGGTGCACCGGTCTTAGAAACGAGCTCCTGCAATCGCGTCTGTAATTTCTGTGCTTCCTGCTCTATCTTCTGCAGTAATGCTGTCATTTGACGCTGTGAATCTTCCAATTCCCTCTTCTTCTCTTCCAGGAACTGTATAGAGGAATCAGGGTCTTTCTCCGCACTCACTCCTCCTCCTATCCGCACTATTATCCTGTCAGTAGTGCTAAGAGTGACATAAACAGAGGAATTGGCACCTATCGGTACTATCAGTTCATCACCCGGTTTCAAACCCTTCAAATGCTTTATCGTCTCTATCGCTTTATCATGTTCGGCTATCGCCTGCTGAACCATAACCAGCTCCTGAGAAGTCGTCTCCGCCTGTGCCTGGTACTGCCGTAATCTCAGCACCAGAGACTGCACTTCTGATTCTCTCTCTTTTTCTTTCTCCTTCTCCCTCTCCCCGCTTACTCTCTCTTCCATTCTTATCACTCTTAATATCTTATTCTATACCTTATAAAAGTCCATATTTATGTAGGTTCAGACTGCGAATGAAGGGGAAGAGGATAAAAGGCAGGAGTGTATCAAAAGGGATAGCGAAGGGACGAGCTCTGGTCTCCCGGCAGCGAATCTCGTTCCTTGGTGCCGTGGATCCTGTAACAGGTATCTTTGTTGATAGATCACTGGATGTATATGGACAGGAGGTATCAAATCGCGTGCTGATATTTCCGGGTGGTAAAGGCTCAACTGTGGGCTCATACGTGATATATCAGCTGAAAATGCATGCAAAGAGTCCTCTGGCTATGATTGTCACGCATCATGCGGATACGATAGTGGCGGTAGGTGCGATTATAGCAGAGATACCAACCGTTGATTCTCCTGAGAGAGATCTCATGAAGCTGATAAAAGACGATGAGGAGGTCCTGGTGAATGGGACGGAGGGATACATTGAGATTGAACCATGATGAAGCGCCGATGAGGAGATTGGAGCGGCAAGGTTATCACTTCGTTGGTGCGCACAGGCATAGTGCAGTAAAGACCTGTCTCTGGCTACGTAAATCGCTGAGAGGCGAGGGAAACTGCTATAAAGGTAAGTTCTATGGCATCAGTGCACATAGATGTGTTCAGATGACTCCCTCGATTTTCTGTAATCAACGCTGCGTCCATTGCTGGCGTCCCCTTGAAGCGTTCAACCTGAAGGGGAATGAAAAGGAGGAAAGGGTCATCTGGGACTCACCTGATGAGATTGTAGATGGGTGTATAAGAGAGCAAAGGAGGCTGATATCGGGGTTCAAGGGCTCTTCCAGGACGGACCCGGGCATTTTTGCTGAGGCTAACCAGCCAGGACACGCTGCTATATCGCTCATTGGCGAGCCTACACTGTATCCTTATCTGGAGGAGCTCATAGAAGAGTTCCATGCGCATGGGATGACCACCTTTGTGGTGACCAATGGCACGAATCCCGAGGTGATACGAGCGATAAGACCCACGCAATTGTATATCTCACTGAATGCCCCGGAAGAGAGCATTTACAAAAAAATCGCTCATGCTGATTACTGGGATTGTATAATACAGTCTCTGGAAGAGCTGCGCAACAAGAGAGTGCGAACAGTGGTAAGAATCACATGTATAGAGGGTTTAAATATGGAGAATCCAGAAGGTTATGCTGCTCTACTCCAGATGGCGAAGCCTGACTTCATCGAGGTGAAGGCGTATATGCATATAGGATACTCAAGGATGCGTTTGCCACGGGCTGCAATGCCCACTGCATCGCGTGTGCGAGATTTTGCAACTGAGATTACAGCGTATTTAGCAGAGTCAGAGTACCGGGTAGTGGCTGAATCGGAGATAAGCCGCGTGGTACTCATCTCATGCCGGGATAGGAGTTATTTCCCACTCCATGATTTGAGTCACACTGAAGGATGATATGATAGAGATTATAGGATACGGGTTCATGCGAAATGCAATAATAGCGGCGCTATTAGCCAGTATTGCATGTGGAATCGTCGGTGTCTACGTAGTAGTGAAGAGGATAGTGTTCATAAGCGGAGGAATAGCGCATGCAGCATTTGGCGGCATCGGTCTGGGCTATTTCCTGAGTTTGGACCCTGTTCTGGGTGTTATCCCCTTCAGCATCGCTTCTGCATTGTGCATGGGCATTGTGAGCAGGAGAACAAAGATACCGGAAGATACGGCAATAGGTATCCTGTGGGCTACGGGAATGGCATTGGGCATTATCCTCGTCGCATTAACCCCTGGTTACGCCCCGGACCTCTTTGGGTATCTATTTGGTAATATCCTAACCGTATCCGGGTCTGATATCAAGCTCATGCTGCTCCTGGATGCAGTCATCATTGGCGTGGTGGCTTTGTATCGTCATGAATTTGAGGCTATATCCTTTGATGAGGAGTATGCAACCGTGATTGGACTCCACACCGAGCGGT contains these protein-coding regions:
- a CDS encoding DUF126 domain-containing protein; amino-acid sequence: MKGKRIKGRSVSKGIAKGRALVSRQRISFLGAVDPVTGIFVDRSLDVYGQEVSNRVLIFPGGKGSTVGSYVIYQLKMHAKSPLAMIVTHHADTIVAVGAIIAEIPTVDSPERDLMKLIKDDEEVLVNGTEGYIEIEP
- the moaC gene encoding cyclic pyranopterin monophosphate synthase MoaC, whose product is MQRMVDISDKGETVRIAVASGRIRLKEGTIVKLKNKEIKKGDALACAEVAAILAVKNTPDVIPMCHPVSIDAVEVEPSIEEDGVRVTVTVKSVGRTGVEMDALYGLSVALLTIWDMVKSEEKDETGNYPHTCIEEIMVEKKEKQLLDDIHP
- a CDS encoding prefoldin subunit alpha, giving the protein MEERVSGEREKEKEKERESEVQSLVLRLRQYQAQAETTSQELVMVQQAIAEHDKAIETIKHLKGLKPGDELIVPIGANSSVYVTLSTTDRIIVRIGGGVSAEKDPDSSIQFLEEKKRELEDSQRQMTALLQKIEQEAQKLQTRLQELVSKTGAPK
- a CDS encoding preprotein translocase subunit Sec61beta, yielding MVKGKSTKKTKKEERRRGRTEERGLMSSAGLMRYYDVEESAIKVSPKAILLAGILLGVVVLGLEIFFGVWPH
- a CDS encoding valine--tRNA ligase is translated as MRLEKKYNHEIVERKWLEAWEEAMYYFDPSSDNKPYIIDTPPPYPTGDFHIGNALNWCYIDFLARYKRMRGYEVMFPQGWDCHGLPTEVKVEEEHGISKHQIDKQEFRALCKELTTRNIEQMKVMMKRLGISIDWSREYITMDDTYRRYTQQSFLKMYHDGLIYQAEHPVNWCPRCETAIAFAEVEYEDRDAHLNYLLFRKLDDSGYVEIATTRPELLASCVAVAVHPDDERYKDITGKELEVPIFKQHVKVYKDEAVDPEFGTGVVMICTFGDRQDVRWWKKHNLPLRASIDERGRMTAMAGIYEGLDTGECKSRIITDLADKGLLKKREKIKQNVGVCWRCKTPIEIISTRQWFVRVNKAEILKAAKEIRWYPAHFRSRLENWVQSMDWDWCISRQRIFSVPIPVWYCKRCGAVKVASEAELPVDPVVTSPGSPCSSCGGMEFEAEEDVLDTWMDSSLTALWIAGWRFSTDSSEFAFPVDLRPQGHDIIRTWAFYSILRSLALTHKIPWRTVLINGMLLGEDGYKMSKSRNNTVSPDEVIQRHGADVFRQWAAIGGATGSDVQFRWKDIIAASKFMQKLWSILRFSLPHLAEYDINANANVNAKEPEFELEIVDRWLLSKLSRLVSAVTDSMENFQFDEAMKSIRSFAWYILADNYIELVKSRLYGRSSSITGKESARYALYHTLKTLSLLLAPFIPFFAEEMYSYLNFNSGASVSVHRAKWPTPGKIDTDAEAEGDLIAAIVQAVRRYKSERGIALNAPLNEIIIFTEDKIDIGDIENATATKVELCSDADAFKDNDRDKGTMVDINVKGTRIMIL
- the twy1 gene encoding 4-demethylwyosine synthase TYW1, which encodes MGRRDTLRLNHDEAPMRRLERQGYHFVGAHRHSAVKTCLWLRKSLRGEGNCYKGKFYGISAHRCVQMTPSIFCNQRCVHCWRPLEAFNLKGNEKEERVIWDSPDEIVDGCIREQRRLISGFKGSSRTDPGIFAEANQPGHAAISLIGEPTLYPYLEELIEEFHAHGMTTFVVTNGTNPEVIRAIRPTQLYISLNAPEESIYKKIAHADYWDCIIQSLEELRNKRVRTVVRITCIEGLNMENPEGYAALLQMAKPDFIEVKAYMHIGYSRMRLPRAAMPTASRVRDFATEITAYLAESEYRVVAESEISRVVLISCRDRSYFPLHDLSHTEG
- a CDS encoding metal ABC transporter permease, which translates into the protein MIEIIGYGFMRNAIIAALLASIACGIVGVYVVVKRIVFISGGIAHAAFGGIGLGYFLSLDPVLGVIPFSIASALCMGIVSRRTKIPEDTAIGILWATGMALGIILVALTPGYAPDLFGYLFGNILTVSGSDIKLMLLLDAVIIGVVALYRHEFEAISFDEEYATVIGLHTERLYLLLLCLIALTVVALIRVVGVILVIALLTIPAAISRRFTARMHGMIALSVALSVILTICGLLLAYLFNLPSGATIVLISACVFILSCIFFGV